In Marinobacter sp. M3C, the genomic stretch TTCTGCGCATCCTGATGAATATGTATACGGCCGTTAAAAATGGCGTGGGATTTATCTGCCGCAATGTTGCGGTAGTTTTCCTCACTGTTGCAAAGGGCCGCAACGTGTTCGATGGTGGTGTGGTTGTCGTAATGCTGGGTGCCCTGGGTAACCACGACACCATTGAGTTTGCACTCGGCATGTTCGCCCTCAAGACGGACGTGCAGGTCGTGGCGGCGCAGGGTCCCACCAAATCCGACGCTATGGCCTTCAAAGCGCGAATTGCGCTGCTGGCGCACGCCGGTGGTGCCGATGTGCTGCACATTCTGGCCTTCGGTATTCAGGCGCACACTGGTGATATTGGCGCCATCGCCCAGGCTGAACTCGGTGGCGGTATTGACCATCACCGGGCTGTCGCCGCTAGAAACATAGTCTTCTACCAGGGTGAGCTGGCTGTTGCTGCCTGCGGCTACCAAAATACAAGGAAAGGCAGATCCGCTGTGGCTGGCGCTGGTGTGGTGAATCACAAACAGTGGCTGGTCCAGCACGATGCCGGGCTGCAGCTGAATCAGCAGGCCGTCTTCAAAGCGCGCAGCGTTCAGCAACGACAGGTTCACCGAGCCGTGTTTTGCTGGCTGATCGCTGATGGATTTGCCCAGCAGGTCAGCGGCAAGCTCGGCGTCGTCACCGTTCAAATCACTAAAGCGCTGAATGCTAAGGCCTTCCAGCGTTGGGTAGTTGCTGGCTTCAGGGCGCACAACGCCATTCACCAGCACCACAGTGTAACCCTGAATGTCGGCGGCGGCGCCGGCACTGGCACTTAATGGCAAAGAACTGGCCATGTCGTCGGTCAGTTTCAGGTGTTTGGCCGAGTACTTCCAGTTTTCAGTTTTGCGCGTGGGCAGCAACAGATCCGTCAGGGCGCTGGCTCTGTTAGCCCTTAGCGCCAGCAGTGGCTCTGGCAGAGCTTCACCCGCCGATTGCAGAAAGGCGCTGGAAAGCATAGATGCAGATTTCATGTCGCGACCTCCCGATCAGTGGCTGGCAGTTGCTGCGTCGTTGACTCCGAGCCAACCGTAACCCTTCGCTTCCAGTTCCAAGGCCAATTCACGGCCGCCGGACTTGATGATTTTACCATCGGCTAGTACGTGTACGTAATCTGGAACAATGTAATCCAGCAGACGTTGATAATGGGTAATCATCAGAATGGCGCGATCGGGCGCGCGCAAGGCGTTTACGCCGTCGGAAACCACTTTCAGGGCGTCTATATCAAGGCCGGAATCGGTTTCGTCAAGAATGGCGAGTTTTGGCTGCAGCAGCAACGCCTGCATGATTTCGTTACGCTTCTTTTCGCCACCAGAAAAGCCTTCGTTCACGCCGCGTTTAAGAAAAGCGGGGTCCAGGTCGACCTGTTTGGAAACCTGTTTGGCCAGCTTCATGAATTCAGCGGCGTTCATGTCGTCTTTGCCCTGGTGCTTGCGCATGGCGTTAACGGCGGTGCGCAGGAACTGCAGGTTGCTGACGCCGGGAATTTCAACCGGGTATTGGAACGCCAGAAAAACGCCTTCGCGGGCACGCATTTCGGTGGGCAGTTCAAGCAGGTTGTCGCCGTTGAGGGTAACGTCGCCTTCGGTGACTTCAAATGCGTCATTGCCTGCCAGCACCTGCGATAGGGTACTTTTGCCGGAGCCGTTGGGGCCCATGATGGCGTGAACTTCGCCGGCTTTTATTTCCAGGTTGATGCCTTTGAGAATCTGTTTGCCTTCAACGGAGGCGTGCAGGTTTTTGATGCTCAGCATGTGTGATTTCTCTCTTTTAAGCTTTTGAATTCGTTTCAATCAAATTTTGGGCTTCTACAAAGCTTAACCGACCGAGCCTTCCAGGCTGACTTCCAGCAGTTTGCCGGCTTCTACCGCAAACTCCATGGGCAGCTCTTTGAAGACTTCTTTACAGAAGCCGTTGACGATCATGGATACAGCCTGTTCCGCGTTAATACCACGCTGGCGGCAGAGGAACATCTGTTCGTCGCTGACTTTCGAGGTGGTCGCTTCGTGTTCCACGATGGCCGACTTGTTCTTACTTTCTATGTACGGAAAAGTGTGGGCGCCGCAGCGGTCACCAATCAGCAAGGAGTCACACTGGGTGAAGTTTCGTGCGCCTTCGGCTCCCGGGTTGAACTTAATCAGACCGCGGTAGGTGTTTGAGCTGCGACCGGCGGAGATACCCTTGGAAATCACCGTGCTACGGGTGTTCTTGCCCAGGTGAATCATTTTCGTGCCGGTGTCGGCCTGCTGGTAGTTGTGGGTCAGCGCGACTGAGTAAAATTCACCCACGCTGTTGTCGCCACGCAGTATGCAGCTGGGGTATTTCCAGGTAACGGCTGAACCGGTTTCGACCTGGGTCCAGGATACTTTGGAGTTGTCACCGATGCAGGCGGCGCGCTTTGTAACAAAGTTGTAGATGCCGCCTTTGCCATTTTCATCGCCGGGGTACCAGTTCTGTACCGTGGAGTATTTGATCTGGGCGTCTTTCAGTAGCACCAGTTCGACGACCGCAGCGTGCAGCTGGTTTTCGTCGCGCATGGGTGCCGTGCAGCCTTCCAGGTAGCTAACGTAACTGCCCTCGTCGGCAATAATCAGGGTACGCTCGAACTGGCCGGTGTTGGCAGCATTGATGCGGAAATAGGTCGACAACTCCATCGGGCAGCGCACACCTTTGGGGATGTACACAAAGGAGCCGTCGGAGAATACCGCCGAATTGAGCGCGGCGAAGTAGTTGTCAGCGGCGGGAACCACGCTGCCCAGGTACTTCTTCACCAGTTCCGGATATTTTTGAACCGCTTCTGAAATCGGGCAGAAGATAACGCCTGCTTTTTCCAGTGGCTCTTTAAAAGTGGTGACGACCGACACAGAGTCGAATACTGCATCTACTGCAACGCCGGCCAGTTTGGCCCGCTCATGCAGAGGAATACCCAATTTTTCATAGGTGCGCAGCAGCTCAGGATCAACTTCGTCGAGGCTCTGGGGCATATCTTCCGGGCGCTTGGGCGCGGAGTAATAGGAAATCTCGTTGTACTTCACCTTAGGGTAATCAACGTGTGCCCAGTCAGGCTCTTCCATCTCGAGCCAGCGACGATAGGCTTTCAGGCGCCACTCCAGCATGAATTCGGGTTCTTGCTTGAGTTCAGAAAGACGGCGAATTACGTCTTCATTGAGGCCCGGCTCAAAGGTGTCTGACTCAATCTCGGTCACGAACCCGTGTTCGTATTCCCGTTTGATGAGTTCTCTTACCTCTTTGTCTGTGGTCGCCATGATCGTCGCTCCGTGTTCTTTTATCGTGGGCTGTGACGCCCTTTAATTTGCCAGCAACCGCAAAGGTTGCTGGGCTGATCTGTTGCTTATTGACGTTGATTGTACAATACCAGAGTAATTTAGTCAGGTATTAAATCGAGGAAAAACGCTTTAGACCGCAAACCGCTTTTAAAGCAGGTTGCGCGTCTGGGTTGTGGCCAGTGCGAGTTATTATACGTGTAGTTTAGCCTTGCGTGCCATTCGGTAGGATACGTGTCAGGTAGCTGTGAACAAGCTGCGCCGGAGTGTTTGGCGGCACAGGAATACGTACGATGTGGCCGCTGCCGGGGGCGCAATCCACAGTGCCGCCGTTCAGCTTTTCCATAGCAGGTAGGGTGAATCGCAGGTTGCCGCTGGGGGTGACCAGTTCCAGCAGGTCACCGATGAAGAATTTGTTTTTTACGGTGATGGTAAGCCACTGGTCGTTGGCGTCGGCGATGGCGCCCACCACCTGCTGGCTGCCCAGATAGGACGAACCCCGCTCGTAGCTCTGATATTCCTGGGGCAGGTGGCGGCGCAGGAATCCTTCGGTGTAACCGCGGTTCGATAGAGCTTCGAGCTCGTCCATCAGGCTCATGTCAAAAGGCTTGCCTTGCACAGCTTCGTCAATAGCCCGGCGGTAGGCCTGCGTAGTGCGTGCTACGTAGTAGGTGCTTTTGGTGCGGCCTTCAATTTTCAGTGAGTGCACGCCCATTTCGCACAGGGCGGCCACGTGCTGCACCGCGCGCAGGTCACGGGAATTCATGATGTAGGTGCCGTGTTCGTCCTCATAAGCAGGAATTAAACTGCCGGGCCGGTTGGGTTCTTCCAGCAGAATTTCCTTGGGTTCTATCTCCCTGGGTAAAGCCTCCTGCACAGGGTTGTCAGAAGAGCAGGCGATCAGGTCGCCGGTTTGATCGTGGCAGTGTGCCACCGGTTTGTAGTTCCAACGACAGGCGTTGGTGCAGGCGCCCTGGTTGGCATCGCGGTGGTTCATATAGCCCGACAGCAGGCAGCGGCCGGAGTAAGCCATGCACAGAGCGCCGTGTACAAACACTTCCAGTTCCATCTGCGGCACCCGCTCGCGGATCTCGCGAATTTCGTTCAGTGCCAGTTCCCGTGACAGAATTACCCGGCTGATGCCCTGGCTGCGCCAGAATTCTACTGTTGCCCAGTTTACCGCGTTGGCCTGAACAGACAGGTGTATGGGCTGGTCTGGCCAATGCTCTTTTACCAGCATGATTAAACCCGGGTCGGACATGATAAGCGCATCGGGTTGTTGCTCCAGCACCGGCGCCAGATCTTTCAGATAGGAGCGAACCTTGTCATTGTGGGGTGCAATGTTAGAGACCAGATAGAACTGTTTGCCTAAATTGTGAGCGCGCTCAATACCAGCGCCCAAGGCGGCTGCGTTCTTGAAACTGTTGTTGCGAACCCGCAGGGAATAGCGGGGCTGGCCGGCATAAACCGCATCGGCGCCATAGGCAAAGGCGGTTTCAAGGTGCTCGGGGGTGCCAGCGGGCGCAAGCAGTTCCGGGGTATTCATAACGGGCTCCGGGATGAGTATGTTGAGGATAGGGCGCTTATCAAGAGGCGCGAGCGCGCTATTGTGCCCGAGCCAATCGGAATGTCAGTTGACCTCGCTCAAGGGTATTATGGATTAATTTCAGCTAACATCTGTACGCTGAATGCTTTGATGGTTTATCTTTCACCACTGAATTTTTAAAAGATGACAATATATTCTGAGTCGGGAGGGGTTTCATGGCTGTAAACGGGCAGCAGCAGGCTGCGCGGGCATCTCTGAGTATCCGCGTGCGTGCTTTGA encodes the following:
- the sufD gene encoding Fe-S cluster assembly protein SufD → MKSASMLSSAFLQSAGEALPEPLLALRANRASALTDLLLPTRKTENWKYSAKHLKLTDDMASSLPLSASAGAAADIQGYTVVLVNGVVRPEASNYPTLEGLSIQRFSDLNGDDAELAADLLGKSISDQPAKHGSVNLSLLNAARFEDGLLIQLQPGIVLDQPLFVIHHTSASHSGSAFPCILVAAGSNSQLTLVEDYVSSGDSPVMVNTATEFSLGDGANITSVRLNTEGQNVQHIGTTGVRQQRNSRFEGHSVGFGGTLRRHDLHVRLEGEHAECKLNGVVVTQGTQHYDNHTTIEHVAALCNSEENYRNIAADKSHAIFNGRIHIHQDAQKSNANMSNKNLLLTNGAEIDTKPELEIYADDVKCAHGATIGQLDNESIFYLVSRGLSPRDAKVLLTMAFINELVAQIPVEQVRDTANTGLNKFFDQAFQEV
- the sufC gene encoding Fe-S cluster assembly ATPase SufC, which produces MLSIKNLHASVEGKQILKGINLEIKAGEVHAIMGPNGSGKSTLSQVLAGNDAFEVTEGDVTLNGDNLLELPTEMRAREGVFLAFQYPVEIPGVSNLQFLRTAVNAMRKHQGKDDMNAAEFMKLAKQVSKQVDLDPAFLKRGVNEGFSGGEKKRNEIMQALLLQPKLAILDETDSGLDIDALKVVSDGVNALRAPDRAILMITHYQRLLDYIVPDYVHVLADGKIIKSGGRELALELEAKGYGWLGVNDAATASH
- the sufB gene encoding Fe-S cluster assembly protein SufB is translated as MATTDKEVRELIKREYEHGFVTEIESDTFEPGLNEDVIRRLSELKQEPEFMLEWRLKAYRRWLEMEEPDWAHVDYPKVKYNEISYYSAPKRPEDMPQSLDEVDPELLRTYEKLGIPLHERAKLAGVAVDAVFDSVSVVTTFKEPLEKAGVIFCPISEAVQKYPELVKKYLGSVVPAADNYFAALNSAVFSDGSFVYIPKGVRCPMELSTYFRINAANTGQFERTLIIADEGSYVSYLEGCTAPMRDENQLHAAVVELVLLKDAQIKYSTVQNWYPGDENGKGGIYNFVTKRAACIGDNSKVSWTQVETGSAVTWKYPSCILRGDNSVGEFYSVALTHNYQQADTGTKMIHLGKNTRSTVISKGISAGRSSNTYRGLIKFNPGAEGARNFTQCDSLLIGDRCGAHTFPYIESKNKSAIVEHEATTSKVSDEQMFLCRQRGINAEQAVSMIVNGFCKEVFKELPMEFAVEAGKLLEVSLEGSVG
- the yegQ gene encoding tRNA 5-hydroxyuridine modification protein YegQ, yielding MNTPELLAPAGTPEHLETAFAYGADAVYAGQPRYSLRVRNNSFKNAAALGAGIERAHNLGKQFYLVSNIAPHNDKVRSYLKDLAPVLEQQPDALIMSDPGLIMLVKEHWPDQPIHLSVQANAVNWATVEFWRSQGISRVILSRELALNEIREIRERVPQMELEVFVHGALCMAYSGRCLLSGYMNHRDANQGACTNACRWNYKPVAHCHDQTGDLIACSSDNPVQEALPREIEPKEILLEEPNRPGSLIPAYEDEHGTYIMNSRDLRAVQHVAALCEMGVHSLKIEGRTKSTYYVARTTQAYRRAIDEAVQGKPFDMSLMDELEALSNRGYTEGFLRRHLPQEYQSYERGSSYLGSQQVVGAIADANDQWLTITVKNKFFIGDLLELVTPSGNLRFTLPAMEKLNGGTVDCAPGSGHIVRIPVPPNTPAQLVHSYLTRILPNGTQG